In Caldisericia bacterium, the sequence CTTAAGTAATCCCATTTCCTCTAAAACATCTTTGTCATATTGAGTTGTGATACTCTTATCCTTTGTAAACTGAAGTGGAACAAGATCTGACAGTGGTGTATCACCTATCACAATTCCTGCTGCATGGGTGGAGAAGTTCCTTATAAGCCCTTCAAGCTTCATGGATAGTTCAAAGAGTTCTCTTTTGTTCTCGTCACTCTCCATTTCCTTCTTTAAAAGTGGTTCATTGATCAAAGCATCGTTAAAATTCATTCCAAATGGTATGAGTTTTGCAATTCTGTCCATTTCCTTGGCAGAGTATCCAAGAACTCTGCCAACATCTCTTATTACCCCCCTTGCTTCCATCCTTCCAAAGGTGGCAATCTGAGCAACTCTATCCTCTCCATACTTCTTTCTCACATACTCAATAACCTCATCTCTTCTCTCATCAGAAAAGTCAATATCAATATCTGGAAGAGAAATTCTTTGAGGATTAAGGAATCTCTCAAAGAGAAGATTGTACTGAAGTGGATTTATCTCTGTTATTCCAAGTAAGTATGAAACAAGACTTCCTGCCGCACTTCCCCTTCCAGGACCAACTCTTATACCTTTACGCTTTGCAAAGGAGACAAAATCTGAAACAATAAGGAAATAGTCTGAAAATCCCATCTCCTTTATAACGGAAAGTTCCTTTATAAGTCTCTCTCTTACTCTTGGAGTCTCTTTTCCAAACCTCTTTATAATTCCCTCCTCACACTTTCTTTTTAAAACAGAAAAGGCATCCTCTCCCTCTGGAAGTGGAAACTTTGGTAGTCTTGATTTTCCAAGAGGTATTTCAACCTCACACTTTTCAGCAATTTCCATGGTGGTATGAATGGCATCTGGTATTTCCTTAAACAATTCCCACATCTCCTCAAAGGATTTGAGGTAAAATTCATCAGTTTGAAACTTAAGTCTATCAGGATTGCTTATAGTTGTCTGAGTTTGAATACATAGAAGTATTCCATGTGCCTTTGCATCCTCCTTTTTAAGATAATGGACATCGTTTGATGCAAAGTATTTTGTATCTGTCTCCCTGGCAAGGCGGAGGAGTTCAGGAATAACCTTCTCCTCTTCGGGAAGGCGGTGATTTTGAAGCTCTATGTAAAAATCATCTCCAAAGATCCCTTTAAATTCATAGACCCTCTCCTTTGCTCTCTCATATTGACCAGATAGAATTAGGGAAGGTATCTCCCCTTTAAGACACGAAGTTCCAACAATCAATCCCTCGCTGTACTTTTTCAAGACCTCCATGTCTATCCTTGGCTTATAGTAAAAACCCTCAAGGTGTCCAACGGATACAAGCCTTGTGAGATTCTGATAGCCTTTAAAATTCTTTGCAAGGAGAAGTATGTGGTAGTTTACAGCATCTTTCTTTCCCTTTTTATCAAATCTTGAAGTAGGGGAAAAGTACATCTCAACACCTATTATAGGTTTTATCCCCTCCTTCTTTGCTTTCTTGTAAAAAGGTATTACTCCATACATTCCTCCATGATCTGTGAGTGCCACTGCTGGCATTTTAAACTCTTTAACTCTCTTTACGAGATCATCTATTCTTAAAAATCCATCAAGAATTGAGTATTCGCTGTGAACATGGAGATGAATAAAACTCATCTCTTAAGCTCCTCTAAAAGCACCTCTCTTAGGATCTTTGGATCTGCTCTTCCCTTTGTCTTCCTCATAACCTGACCAATGAGAAATGTTAGAGCATTCTCTTTTCCTCTTTTATAGTCATTAACAACCTTCTCGTTCTCTTTCAAAACCTCTAAAACAAATTTTCTTATCTCTTCTTTTGAGGTTATAGGAAGAATATTTTCCTTCTCAATTATCTCTTTAAACTTTTTAC encodes:
- the dnaE gene encoding DNA polymerase III subunit alpha; the protein is MSFIHLHVHSEYSILDGFLRIDDLVKRVKEFKMPAVALTDHGGMYGVIPFYKKAKKEGIKPIIGVEMYFSPTSRFDKKGKKDAVNYHILLLAKNFKGYQNLTRLVSVGHLEGFYYKPRIDMEVLKKYSEGLIVGTSCLKGEIPSLILSGQYERAKERVYEFKGIFGDDFYIELQNHRLPEEEKVIPELLRLARETDTKYFASNDVHYLKKEDAKAHGILLCIQTQTTISNPDRLKFQTDEFYLKSFEEMWELFKEIPDAIHTTMEIAEKCEVEIPLGKSRLPKFPLPEGEDAFSVLKRKCEEGIIKRFGKETPRVRERLIKELSVIKEMGFSDYFLIVSDFVSFAKRKGIRVGPGRGSAAGSLVSYLLGITEINPLQYNLLFERFLNPQRISLPDIDIDFSDERRDEVIEYVRKKYGEDRVAQIATFGRMEARGVIRDVGRVLGYSAKEMDRIAKLIPFGMNFNDALINEPLLKKEMESDENKRELFELSMKLEGLIRNFSTHAAGIVIGDTPLSDLVPLQFTKDKSITTQYDKDVLEEMGLLKMDFLGLRTLTVIENTLTLINREREEKFEIEKIPLDDEKTFSLLREGKTIGVFQLESPGMRRVLTGVKPTTMEDIIAVLSLYRPGTIKSGQVDEFIKRKHGVISYTPIHPLLDEILKPTYGIIVYQEQVMQVAQKLAGYSLAEADLLRKAMGKKKKDIMLKLRDDFINRCVNNGIEREIAERVFNTIEKFAEYGFNKSHSTAYATISYQTAYLKA